A region of Faecalibacterium taiwanense DNA encodes the following proteins:
- a CDS encoding manganese efflux pump has protein sequence MEWSFVFFLNSALLGVGLAMDAFSVSMANGLHDPRMSRGTMCRIAGTFALFQAVMPMTGWVCVHTIVELFSSFEKFIPWIALALLGYIGGKMLVDGIKGEEAEEAAELSAGALLMQGVATSIDALSVGFTISEYGWLMALAASLIIAVVTFFICMAGLRIGKKFGTKLSGKASILGGIILIGIGLEIFISGVF, from the coding sequence ATGGAATGGAGTTTTGTATTTTTCCTCAACAGTGCCCTGCTGGGCGTGGGCCTTGCAATGGATGCGTTCTCGGTGTCCATGGCAAACGGCCTGCACGACCCCCGCATGAGCAGGGGAACCATGTGCAGGATCGCGGGCACCTTTGCCCTTTTTCAGGCCGTGATGCCCATGACAGGCTGGGTGTGCGTGCACACCATTGTGGAGCTGTTCTCTTCGTTTGAAAAATTCATCCCGTGGATCGCGCTGGCTCTGCTGGGCTATATTGGCGGCAAAATGCTGGTGGATGGCATCAAGGGCGAAGAGGCCGAAGAAGCAGCAGAGCTGAGTGCGGGTGCACTGCTCATGCAGGGCGTGGCCACCAGCATTGATGCACTTTCGGTGGGCTTCACCATTTCGGAATACGGCTGGCTGATGGCACTTGCGGCATCGCTCATCATTGCGGTGGTCACCTTCTTTATCTGCATGGCGGGCCTGCGCATCGGCAAAAAGTTTGGCACCAAGCTCTCCGGCAAGGCATCCATTCTGGGCGGCATCATCCTCATTGGCATAGGCCTGGAAATTTTTATTTCCGGGGTGTTCTGA
- a CDS encoding GntR family transcriptional regulator, protein MEQYKTDAEIYAVLEREIIDLTIRPGSSLSENPLCARFGAPRTLIRVVLQKLQENGLVKIVPYKGTTVTRLNRRIVDELIYERTAVEARVLRDFSPRCTPEQRALIRRRVEAYEALAAMESPDYNKLYEADRALHGTWFAAMDKMYLWSTLQNAHADYSRFRMLDTMTTGGLAEVIADHRNLMNAIERCDLSAFEPLVERHLYGGIRRLGSKLTEEYADYFEPEK, encoded by the coding sequence ATGGAACAATACAAAACTGATGCTGAAATCTATGCTGTGCTGGAGCGGGAGATCATTGACCTGACCATCCGCCCCGGCTCTTCGCTGAGCGAAAATCCGCTCTGTGCCCGCTTTGGCGCACCGCGCACCCTGATCCGGGTGGTGCTGCAGAAGCTGCAGGAAAACGGGCTGGTAAAGATCGTGCCTTACAAGGGCACCACCGTTACCCGGCTGAACCGCCGCATCGTGGACGAACTGATCTACGAGCGCACCGCCGTGGAAGCCCGCGTATTGCGGGATTTTTCGCCCCGGTGCACCCCGGAGCAGCGGGCGTTGATCCGCAGGCGGGTGGAAGCCTACGAGGCCCTTGCGGCCATGGAGAGCCCGGATTACAACAAGCTGTACGAAGCCGACCGTGCCCTGCACGGGACATGGTTTGCGGCCATGGATAAAATGTACCTGTGGAGCACCCTGCAGAACGCCCACGCCGACTACAGCCGCTTCCGGATGCTGGACACCATGACCACCGGCGGCCTTGCCGAGGTGATCGCAGACCACCGCAACCTGATGAACGCCATCGAGCGGTGCGACCTTTCCGCCTTTGAACCGTTGGTGGAACGGCACCTGTACGGCGGCATCCGGCGGCTTGGCTCCAAGCTGACCGAGGAATATGCCGATTATTTTGAGCCGGAAAAGTAA
- a CDS encoding RluA family pseudouridine synthase, with the protein MNILYEDAALVVLDKPAGLSSEEGVPAALRQLWGQPDAFVGVVHRLDTGVSGLMVFARTPGAAAALSRQITQSQNAYAVQDGRAEGKPEVPQFIKQYRAVIAGGPDEVLPAEGTLRDWLFKDSRRGRVFPVSRPRKGVREAVLEYRIVKTAGEMSLAEITLHTGRTHQIRVQFASRKHPLAGDGKYGSRVKGSIALQSCGLQFLHPETGKPMAFTLPLPEGAFWKPFEE; encoded by the coding sequence GTGAACATCCTGTACGAAGATGCCGCCCTTGTGGTGCTGGACAAGCCCGCCGGACTTTCCAGCGAAGAGGGCGTGCCCGCAGCCCTGCGGCAGCTGTGGGGCCAGCCGGATGCCTTTGTGGGGGTGGTGCACCGGCTGGACACCGGTGTGTCCGGCCTGATGGTGTTTGCCAGAACGCCCGGGGCTGCGGCCGCACTCAGCCGTCAGATCACCCAGAGCCAGAACGCCTACGCTGTGCAGGATGGCAGGGCCGAAGGGAAGCCGGAAGTGCCGCAGTTCATCAAGCAGTACCGTGCCGTCATTGCAGGCGGGCCGGACGAAGTACTGCCCGCCGAAGGCACCCTGCGGGACTGGCTGTTCAAGGACAGCCGCCGGGGCCGGGTGTTCCCGGTCAGCCGCCCCCGCAAGGGCGTGCGGGAAGCCGTGCTGGAATACCGCATCGTGAAAACGGCAGGAGAGATGAGCCTTGCTGAGATCACGCTGCACACCGGCCGCACCCATCAGATCCGGGTGCAGTTTGCATCCCGGAAGCATCCGCTGGCCGGAGACGGCAAATACGGAAGCCGCGTAAAAGGCAGCATTGCCCTGCAGAGCTGCGGCCTGCAGTTTTTGCACCCGGAGACCGGAAAGCCCATGGCATTTACGCTGCCGCTGCCGGAGGGCGCGTTCTGGAAACCGTTTGAAGAATAA
- a CDS encoding NUDIX domain-containing protein, with protein sequence MEKTVHYEKTLTSEVLFEGRVITLTKDTALLENGKTAEREVVHHHGGACILPYFEDGTICMVRQFRYAMQQELWELPAGKLEKGEDPFEAAKRELGEECGLTADNYISLGQFFPTVGYDTEVIYTWVATGLHKTQMHLDADEFLTPDRVPLDKAYEMVMSGEIRDGKTIAGILKLKALIAEGRL encoded by the coding sequence ATGGAGAAGACCGTGCATTACGAAAAAACACTCACCAGCGAGGTGCTCTTCGAGGGCCGGGTGATCACCCTGACAAAAGACACTGCTCTGCTGGAAAACGGCAAGACCGCCGAACGCGAAGTGGTGCATCACCACGGCGGTGCGTGCATCCTGCCCTATTTTGAGGACGGCACCATCTGCATGGTGCGTCAGTTCCGCTACGCCATGCAGCAGGAGCTGTGGGAGCTGCCTGCCGGCAAGCTGGAAAAGGGTGAGGACCCCTTTGAAGCCGCCAAGCGGGAGCTGGGCGAGGAGTGCGGCCTGACCGCAGACAATTATATCTCTCTGGGCCAGTTTTTCCCCACCGTGGGCTATGACACCGAAGTGATCTATACATGGGTCGCCACCGGCCTGCACAAGACCCAGATGCATCTGGATGCCGATGAATTCCTGACCCCTGACCGTGTGCCGCTGGATAAAGCTTATGAGATGGTCATGAGCGGCGAGATCCGGGACGGCAAGACCATTGCCGGTATCCTGAAGCTCAAGGCCCTGATCGCCGAGGGCAGGCTGTGA